One Bacteroidota bacterium genomic window, TCGCAGCTGTTATCGTGTTTGGCGCGGTGGTGAGGGTGACCACATAAGCCAGGACAACCGCTTCAGCTGGGGTAAATGCATCAGCAAATTTCTCTGCTTCCAATGCTGTGCGAATGTTTATGGCACGCGTATCATCGTTTAACAGTTTCCGTAAACCCGCAAAGTGGTGTTCCACGCAATAGGTGCAAGCATTCAAATGACTCACGAGCACCCCGATAGATTCCAGGAACCACTTGCCAAGCGCGTTGCCCTGATGGTGTAGCACATTTTTGTACAACATCATGTGTCCTTGTAGGGTGTGCGGACGCAGGCCGTGTACGAGCAGAATGTTGTCGATGTACCCATCTGGCTTTTTTACACGATCGTATAGCTTGCGGAGGGCTGGCGGTGCATCGTCATATGAAACAGTTTTTATCCAACTCATGGTTTTGCAGGTAGATAAAAGACAATTAGATAAAAGGCAGTGGCAGGGTTTCCCAGGGGCAAAGGGACGATAAAAAATCCCTCCCCCGATCAGTAATACGAGGGAGGGAAATGCTGGATAGGTTAACGTGGTTACCTTGTTACTGTTTAGAAAGATCGTTGTAGAGAATGGTGATGAACCGCTCGCTGTTGATAAAGCCGGTCCCCCAATCGTCATAGCCTTCTGTTGGGTTGGCAGCCATCACTTCTTCAAGCGTTTTGTCTTCTCTTACCATGATGATCACTTTGGCCCTGACTTTCATCAGTACGTCCCGGTATTTTTTGAGATCAGCCGGCTTAGAGAGCGGGCCGTGCCCCGGGATAATTTTGGTTTCGTCGTTGGCAAGTGAGAGGACGCGGTTGGCGCTGGAAATCATGCCGTCAACTGTGCCGCCAGAATCCAGATCGATATAAGGGAAACGGCCGGCGAAAAACGTATCGCCGAGGTGCATCACGTTGGCATTTTTGAAGTGGATAATGGCGTCTCCATCCGTATGTGCCTCTTCAACATGAAACGCGTGCACGGTCTCTCCATTGATATGAAACGTGACATCGCGCGCAAATGTGACAACAGGAAGTGCAGCGCTGGCGTCGGCATTTTCTATGGCTTCTTCGAGTTGGCGGGCATGCATCCGCTCCCGGACATTGTCGTGGGCAACGATGAGTGCGCCGGCTTTGCCGAAGTTTTCGTTGCCGCCTGTGTGGTCACCATGCCAGTGCGTATTCATAACGAACTCGACAGGTTTGTCCGTCAGTTCTGCAATTTTGGCTGTAATCTTTTCGGTAAGCGGAGCAAACTGGTCATCAATAATAAACGTGCCGTCTTCGCCGATGATAACGCCAATGTTGCCGCCGCTGCCGGTAAGCATGTAAATATTATCTGCAACCTGTGTGGCTTCGATTTCTATTGCATCGAAGTTGCGTTGCGCCATGGCAAATTGGGGGGCAACAAGGAGGCTCGCCACGCAGAGCGTCAGTGCCTTGTTAAATAGGTGTTTCATGTTCAATTCTCTTGGGGATGGGTTGAAGGCCTAATGCCAAAGCATGAAAGTGCCGACCTTCAAATTTGGTGTGCCTTCCACGTTAAAGTTAGTTAATTGTCGGTTGTGTTACACTTGATGGGCCTGGAATATGCAAGGGCGGGTGCCGGAATGGAATGGAAAAGTAAGCCGCTATGCGTTAATCAATCGCCGGCGACCAGGGTGAATCGGGTTCAAAATGTTGCCATAGCAGATGGGAGGCATCTCGGAGGAGTACAAAGCCGGCGTTGTCGGCTTCCCAGCTTTGATCTGCCTGGTTTTTGGTGATCACGGTGAATACATAGTCGCCATTGGGCGCATTAACGAGAACCACTTCAGAACGCGACTGATTCACTGCGCCCTGCTTTGAGGCGGCCTGCACGTAAGGTGGAATTTGGGAGAGCGCTTCTTCATTCCAGTAAATACGCGTAAGGGTGCGATACATGGCGTCGCTTGCTTGCGGTGACACTGCGCGTCCTTCGCGTATCATTACAAACAGTTCTGACATTTCCCGGGGCGTGGTTTGTCCCCATCCATAGGTTTCCCAGTCGCTGCGCCGGCCTTCGGTTCGTGAGTTAACACGCGTGCCTTCAAAACCCTCGTTGGCAAGCCAGTTGTTGATGGCTGTGCCCGTGCCGGCAAGGAGCTGGAGCCAGAGGCTGGCGGTGTTGTCGCTGGTGGTGATCATGAGCATGATCACTTTGCTCAACGCAATTTCTTCGCCGTCTTTGAATGATCCAAGGATATCTTCGCCGGCGTAAAGCAAAGAATCGCGGTAGACGATTTTGCCATGAAAGTCCATTTCATCCTGTTCGATCAGGTCGTACGTTTTTAGCAGGATGGGCACTTTGATCATACTTGCCGTAGGGAACAGCTCATCAGCCCGAATAGCGGCAGATTTGCCAGAGGTCAAGTGCCGTACGTAAATCCCAACATCTCCTTCGAAACCATCAATTAGCTGCTCGAGCTTTGCCTGCAATACAGGGTCTTGCGTCTCACGTTGGGCTTGTGAGTCCGCTGGCTGACAACTGCTGGATAGCAGGGTGAATAAGAGCAGGAAAAGTAGATTTTTCATGGCGGTTGGTATCGATCGCCTATTCCTGGACTTGCTTCGAAAAGTGCCGATAGAGCAGCCAGGTAAGGGTAAAGGATACGAGAAAAACAGAGCCGGGTACGACAATGCCTATGATGGAGTATTCCATTGTGTTCGCGGTTTTACCGGGTGATAGAAGGATGGATTATTGGTCTTCGCCGGCCTTTTGGTTTTGCTTCCAGCGGTAGGCTGCCAGTAGCATGCCCAGCATCGAAACAAAATAGGCGATCGACATGCCAATTACGGTTGCTAATCCCTGGTCCATGTTGGTTACCCTGGTTCAAGGTTGAAGGTTGAAGGTTACTGGCAATTGTCAAACTCCCCTCTTGAGAGGGGACAGTCCGACAAAGTCGGACAGGGTGTGTTGCTGAGATTGCAAGTAGAGGACGCTCTTGGAGGCACTCTAATGGCCCCCACGCCAGCGGGCGCTGTCTTCGAGGTCAGAGAGGTATCCTTT contains:
- a CDS encoding peroxidase-related enzyme (This protein belongs to a clade of uncharacterized proteins related to peroxidases such as the alkylhydroperoxidase AhpD.), with the protein product MSWIKTVSYDDAPPALRKLYDRVKKPDGYIDNILLVHGLRPHTLQGHMMLYKNVLHHQGNALGKWFLESIGVLVSHLNACTYCVEHHFAGLRKLLNDDTRAINIRTALEAEKFADAFTPAEAVVLAYVVTLTTAPNTITAAMIETLREAGYDDGMILEINQVASYFAYANRTVLGLGVSLKNDILGLSPGDSSDPENWSHA
- a CDS encoding MBL fold metallo-hydrolase — translated: MKHLFNKALTLCVASLLVAPQFAMAQRNFDAIEIEATQVADNIYMLTGSGGNIGVIIGEDGTFIIDDQFAPLTEKITAKIAELTDKPVEFVMNTHWHGDHTGGNENFGKAGALIVAHDNVRERMHARQLEEAIENADASAALPVVTFARDVTFHINGETVHAFHVEEAHTDGDAIIHFKNANVMHLGDTFFAGRFPYIDLDSGGTVDGMISSANRVLSLANDETKIIPGHGPLSKPADLKKYRDVLMKVRAKVIIMVREDKTLEEVMAANPTEGYDDWGTGFINSERFITILYNDLSKQ
- a CDS encoding serine hydrolase, with translation MKNLLFLLLFTLLSSSCQPADSQAQRETQDPVLQAKLEQLIDGFEGDVGIYVRHLTSGKSAAIRADELFPTASMIKVPILLKTYDLIEQDEMDFHGKIVYRDSLLYAGEDILGSFKDGEEIALSKVIMLMITTSDNTASLWLQLLAGTGTAINNWLANEGFEGTRVNSRTEGRRSDWETYGWGQTTPREMSELFVMIREGRAVSPQASDAMYRTLTRIYWNEEALSQIPPYVQAASKQGAVNQSRSEVVLVNAPNGDYVFTVITKNQADQSWEADNAGFVLLRDASHLLWQHFEPDSPWSPAID